A portion of the Hoylesella buccalis ATCC 35310 genome contains these proteins:
- a CDS encoding zinc-ribbon domain-containing protein yields MQVKCPKCRFRYDITAPNGMSEIACVCPRCGQPFTYLMEDAADQQTEPPISDQDAVVEEATSDVPAAQTDTPTDTSAIGATRTTTKRPAGSSENLSWQRMNTPRDNAVRKNHSPMTGNGNEQNQKRGGFFRSCFFLFFVILLVLVLTVRSCWKSARTDRLDSSSLADDNTEYRLDQEHDVSSSHAEVDPFEEIHPGKAPSWIQGTWTYGTDYGVIKLTINDKKITESIGDETVSGTFYYENRRLVCDFGDPNNITIYRLDTERQQIDAGNGMLMEKEP; encoded by the coding sequence ATGCAAGTAAAATGTCCCAAGTGTAGATTTCGTTACGACATCACAGCTCCGAATGGTATGTCAGAGATAGCCTGTGTGTGTCCCAGATGTGGACAGCCCTTCACGTATCTCATGGAGGATGCAGCTGACCAACAGACTGAACCTCCGATATCTGATCAGGATGCAGTTGTTGAGGAAGCGACAAGCGATGTTCCCGCTGCGCAGACGGACACGCCAACCGATACTTCTGCGATAGGGGCAACGCGCACTACAACAAAAAGACCTGCCGGTAGTTCTGAAAATCTTAGTTGGCAGCGAATGAATACACCTCGTGACAATGCTGTAAGAAAGAATCATTCGCCCATGACAGGCAACGGCAACGAGCAGAATCAGAAGCGAGGTGGTTTCTTCCGTTCGTGTTTCTTCCTGTTCTTTGTCATTCTTTTGGTACTGGTGTTGACTGTCAGAAGTTGTTGGAAATCAGCTCGCACCGATCGGTTGGACAGCTCTTCTTTGGCCGATGACAATACGGAATATCGCCTTGATCAGGAGCATGACGTGTCATCTTCACATGCTGAGGTTGACCCTTTTGAAGAAATTCATCCCGGAAAAGCCCCCAGTTGGATACAAGGAACATGGACATACGGAACAGATTATGGGGTCATCAAGTTGACCATCAACGATAAAAAAATCACGGAGAGCATTGGCGATGAGACCGTCAGTGGAACGTTTTATTATGAAAACCGACGTTTGGTCTGCGATTTTGGCGATCCCAACAACATCACCATTTACCGACTTGACACCGAACGTCAGCAGATTGATGCTGGCAACGGCATGCTCATGGAGAAAGAACCATAG